A genomic window from Treponema maltophilum ATCC 51939 includes:
- the mscL gene encoding large-conductance mechanosensitive channel protein MscL, which translates to MSENNSEGKFSLKGGFAAASKEATAFKKFISRGNVVDMAVGVIIGGAFGKIISSLVNDVIMPAIGLLIGGIDFTNLSVTIGEAVIAYGKFIQTIVDFLIVAICIFIVVRIFERFKKKEEKTEAPPAKSADVVLLEEIRDILKNKN; encoded by the coding sequence ATGAGTGAAAACAATTCCGAAGGTAAATTCAGCTTAAAGGGCGGTTTTGCCGCGGCATCAAAGGAAGCGACCGCTTTTAAAAAATTCATTTCGCGCGGCAATGTCGTCGATATGGCGGTCGGTGTTATAATCGGCGGTGCGTTCGGCAAAATCATTTCGAGCCTTGTCAACGACGTTATTATGCCGGCAATCGGGTTATTGATCGGCGGTATCGACTTTACGAATTTAAGCGTAACGATCGGCGAAGCGGTTATCGCGTACGGCAAGTTTATTCAAACCATCGTCGATTTTTTAATCGTCGCGATTTGTATTTTTATCGTTGTCAGAATCTTCGAGCGCTTTAAGAAAAAAGAAGAAAAGACGGAAGCGCCGCCTGCAAAGAGCGCCGACGTGGTTCTTTTGGAAGAAATCCGCGATATTTTAAAAAATAAAAACTGA
- a CDS encoding MBL fold metallo-hydrolase RNA specificity domain-containing protein yields MGISLYSLGAAQEVTGSKHIFEIDGRAFMVDCGAFQGKRKEADAKNRDFQVPADRIEAVILTHAHLDHCGLLPLLVKKGFTGNIYSTPATRDLASLIMMDSARIQARDADYLRKQAQKKKERFTWQPLFGEKDVVRAADQFVALSYRRKMHIASDVRLEFFDAGHILGSAMAVVTIARKSGGALYKGGAEDGEIRIAYTGDLGRKNKAIIRDPDTDIPAVDYLFLESTYGNRRHEDSDTAMDELEQVVRRAVALKGKVIIPAFAIERTQELVYYLHLLVDKKRIPEVPIYVDSPMATSATGIFQVHPECYDLQTFEAFLTHHKNPFGFNALSFIASVEESKALNKKKGPMIIISADGMCESGRIVHHVANNISQSENTILIVGYMAENTLGRRIADGQKEVRIMGDFYKVNAEVRRINAFSAHADYAECAQWLDSIDTSRLKKIFLVHGEKGVQESFASYLNGKGYKDTEIVKYGKTYSI; encoded by the coding sequence ATGGGTATTTCGCTGTATTCGCTGGGAGCCGCGCAAGAGGTTACCGGTTCGAAGCATATTTTTGAAATCGACGGGCGCGCGTTTATGGTCGATTGCGGGGCTTTTCAGGGCAAACGAAAAGAGGCGGACGCGAAAAACCGCGACTTTCAGGTTCCGGCGGACAGGATCGAAGCCGTTATTTTGACTCACGCGCATCTCGATCATTGCGGGCTTTTGCCGCTGTTGGTAAAAAAAGGTTTTACCGGAAACATTTATTCGACGCCGGCTACGCGCGATTTGGCAAGCCTTATTATGATGGACAGTGCGCGCATTCAGGCGCGGGATGCCGACTATTTGCGCAAGCAGGCGCAAAAGAAAAAAGAGCGCTTTACGTGGCAGCCCTTGTTCGGCGAAAAGGATGTAGTGCGCGCGGCGGATCAGTTTGTCGCGCTTTCGTACCGGCGCAAAATGCATATTGCAAGCGACGTTCGACTTGAGTTTTTTGACGCGGGGCATATTTTGGGCTCGGCGATGGCGGTCGTTACGATTGCGCGCAAAAGCGGAGGCGCGCTTTACAAAGGCGGGGCGGAAGACGGGGAAATCCGCATTGCGTACACGGGAGACTTGGGGCGCAAAAACAAGGCGATTATACGCGATCCGGACACGGACATTCCCGCAGTCGATTATCTTTTTTTGGAAAGCACCTACGGTAACCGCCGGCACGAGGATTCTGATACGGCGATGGATGAATTGGAGCAGGTTGTGCGCAGGGCGGTCGCCTTGAAGGGCAAGGTGATTATTCCAGCCTTTGCGATAGAGCGCACGCAGGAGCTGGTCTATTATCTTCATTTGCTTGTCGACAAAAAGCGCATTCCCGAAGTGCCGATTTACGTCGATTCTCCGATGGCGACGAGTGCGACCGGAATTTTTCAAGTTCATCCGGAATGTTACGATTTGCAAACCTTTGAAGCGTTTTTAACGCACCACAAAAATCCGTTCGGCTTTAACGCGTTGTCGTTTATTGCAAGCGTGGAAGAATCGAAGGCGCTGAATAAAAAAAAGGGGCCGATGATTATTATCAGCGCCGACGGAATGTGCGAATCGGGGAGGATTGTACACCATGTGGCGAACAATATTTCGCAGTCGGAAAACACGATTTTGATTGTCGGCTACATGGCCGAAAATACGCTGGGCAGGCGCATTGCCGACGGTCAAAAAGAGGTGCGGATTATGGGTGATTTTTATAAAGTGAATGCCGAGGTGCGTCGCATAAACGCGTTCAGCGCCCACGCCGATTACGCCGAATGCGCCCAATGGCTGGACAGTATCGATACGTCGCGCCTTAAAAAGATTTTTTTGGTGCACGGCGAAAAGGGCGTTCAGGAATCGTTTGCATCTTATTTGAACGGGAAGGGCTACAAAGACACGGAAATAGTCAAATACGGAAAAACGTACAGTATTTAG
- a CDS encoding SGNH/GDSL hydrolase family protein encodes MKTILCYGDSNTWGYNAVSGGRFAYEIRWTTRVAEFLGKDYRIIDEGLCGRTTSFDDPLTYGLNGLSTLEPIIKSHSPLDLLVVMLGTNDCKGYFGATARNIMEGLRRLVLQARFLDVKKILIITPINIDPRIYGTEEGHVMGKECSEKSMLLNDYYKRLAAELNLHHIDANESASVNTVDFMHFDEQSQERFARVLCEKIKTIV; translated from the coding sequence ATGAAAACAATTCTTTGTTACGGCGATTCAAATACATGGGGCTATAATGCCGTTTCGGGAGGCCGCTTTGCCTACGAGATTCGCTGGACAACCCGTGTAGCCGAATTTTTAGGAAAAGATTACAGAATTATCGACGAAGGCTTATGCGGCAGAACGACATCGTTCGACGACCCGCTGACATACGGTTTGAACGGGTTAAGTACGCTCGAACCGATTATAAAAAGCCATAGCCCGCTGGACCTTTTGGTCGTCATGCTCGGTACAAACGACTGCAAAGGATATTTCGGTGCAACGGCACGAAATATTATGGAAGGCTTGCGTCGCCTTGTACTGCAGGCGCGTTTTTTAGATGTCAAAAAGATTCTTATCATTACACCCATAAACATCGACCCGCGAATATACGGAACGGAAGAAGGGCACGTGATGGGAAAAGAATGCAGCGAAAAATCGATGCTGCTGAACGATTATTATAAAAGACTCGCCGCCGAACTTAACCTGCACCATATAGACGCAAACGAATCCGCTTCGGTAAACACGGTCGATTTTATGCACTTCGACGAGCAAAGTCAGGAACGCTTCGCGCGCGTTTTATGTGAAAAGATTAAAACGATTGTGTAG